The following are from one region of the Fimbriimonadaceae bacterium genome:
- the recJ gene encoding single-stranded-DNA-specific exonuclease RecJ gives MDERLSATGAVWRGTPVDPAAAQRLVQELGIPDIVARILAGRGLTDPADAHRFLNPTVDQFHDPRLLPDYDLAVKEILGAKERGERIYVHGDYDVDGVTSAALLTRFLKKLGMDVVPHVPHRMKEGYGIHLDAVQWAKDQGSQLFLTCDCGIQAHDQIKAVNEAGMRAVVTDHHELGDRLPEAVAVVNPHRPESRYPFPEISGVGVAFKLCLGLSDELGINRRHYLRAYLDLAVMGTVADVMPLVDENRVITALGLPELRDSRKKGVQALLKVIGLPPHEPLTARHIGFQIGPRINAVGRIDDACWALDLLLTDDTQEAESLAQMLDQANLDRRGQQDAVLVEAIEQVEAMEGLPGALVVSGQAWHPGVVGIVAGKLVERYRRPTFVIAVGQDGKGRGSARSIEGYHLKDSIDVHMPMLLGGGGHAMAAGLSIAADRIPEFAGAVASHATSILRPEDLLPTVHYDAEATMEEAGPAGYAQAAQLEPFGNANPEPLWLVKDVEVAGIRPTRKPEHVILTLAQNGKRRKAMAFGIGESLQGAKVGDRLDVLVKMEVSTYNGTSEFRWTVVDHRPAG, from the coding sequence GTGGACGAACGGTTGTCAGCGACAGGCGCGGTGTGGCGCGGGACGCCGGTCGACCCTGCCGCCGCCCAGCGCCTCGTCCAGGAACTCGGCATCCCCGACATCGTGGCCCGGATCCTCGCGGGCCGAGGGTTGACCGACCCAGCCGACGCCCACCGGTTCCTCAACCCGACGGTCGACCAGTTCCATGACCCGCGGCTCTTGCCCGACTATGACCTGGCCGTCAAGGAGATCCTGGGGGCCAAAGAGCGCGGCGAGCGGATCTACGTCCATGGGGACTACGACGTGGACGGGGTCACCAGTGCGGCCCTGCTCACCAGGTTCCTGAAGAAGCTCGGCATGGACGTCGTCCCCCATGTGCCCCACCGCATGAAAGAGGGGTACGGCATCCACTTGGACGCCGTCCAGTGGGCCAAGGACCAAGGGTCGCAGCTGTTCCTCACATGCGACTGCGGGATTCAGGCCCACGACCAGATCAAAGCGGTCAACGAGGCGGGTATGCGCGCCGTCGTCACCGACCATCACGAGTTGGGCGACCGGTTGCCTGAGGCCGTCGCGGTCGTGAACCCCCACCGCCCCGAATCGCGCTACCCTTTCCCGGAGATCAGCGGCGTCGGCGTGGCGTTCAAGCTGTGCCTCGGCCTCTCCGACGAGCTGGGGATCAATCGGCGGCATTACCTCCGCGCCTACCTTGACCTGGCCGTCATGGGCACGGTGGCCGACGTCATGCCGCTGGTCGACGAAAACCGCGTGATCACCGCTTTGGGCCTCCCCGAACTTCGCGACAGCCGAAAGAAGGGCGTCCAGGCGCTGCTCAAGGTCATCGGGCTTCCCCCGCATGAACCCCTCACGGCCCGGCACATCGGCTTTCAAATCGGCCCCCGGATCAACGCGGTGGGCCGGATCGACGACGCCTGTTGGGCCCTTGACCTCCTCCTCACCGACGACACCCAAGAGGCGGAGTCACTCGCCCAAATGCTCGACCAGGCCAACTTGGACCGCCGAGGGCAACAGGACGCCGTGCTTGTCGAGGCCATCGAACAGGTCGAGGCCATGGAAGGCTTGCCCGGCGCCCTTGTCGTCAGCGGCCAAGCGTGGCATCCAGGTGTCGTTGGCATTGTGGCCGGCAAGCTTGTCGAGCGTTACCGTCGACCCACCTTTGTCATCGCCGTCGGCCAGGACGGTAAGGGCCGAGGCTCGGCCAGGTCCATCGAGGGCTACCACCTGAAGGACTCGATCGACGTCCACATGCCCATGCTCTTGGGGGGTGGGGGCCACGCGATGGCGGCGGGCCTGAGCATTGCCGCCGACCGGATCCCCGAGTTCGCGGGGGCGGTCGCGTCCCACGCGACGTCTATCCTCCGACCCGAAGACTTGTTGCCGACCGTCCACTACGACGCCGAAGCGACGATGGAGGAGGCCGGCCCGGCCGGCTATGCCCAGGCCGCCCAATTGGAGCCGTTCGGCAACGCCAACCCAGAACCGCTCTGGCTGGTCAAAGACGTGGAGGTGGCCGGAATCCGTCCGACCCGCAAGCCGGAGCATGTCATTTTGACCCTGGCCCAGAACGGCAAGAGGCGCAAGGCCATGGCCTTCGGGATCGGCGAATCGTTGCAGGGCGCCAAGGTCGGAGACCGCCTCGACGTCCTCGTCAAGATGGAAGTCTCCACCTACAACGGGACGTCAGAGTTCCGCTGGACGGTCGTGGATCACCGGCCCGCCGGCTGA